The following are encoded together in the Aerococcus mictus genome:
- a CDS encoding IS3 family transposase (programmed frameshift): MSKYSLEFKLNLVGDYIAKKGSYRTLANKAGIDPSILRRWVNNYYEFGVDGLKKRRTQQVYTVEFKLNAIELYESTEMSYRELANSLNMNNPSLIANWRRAYHERGLDGLSARKGRPPKVSKKKSQINQIKDSSETNQLSEAKIKELEQRITDLEIENKFLKGLRRRVAQKSQARKEEIVTEITRLHDEKYALKDILSVLKFPKSTYFYWKNKDEEIDKDADLKEEMKDIRETHKDYGYRRMRAELLSRGYKVSKNKVQRLMKIMGIQVTSYTRKTRKYNSYKGTIGEIAPNRINRRFDSTIPYQKITTDTTEFKYYYADDSGNYQTGKLYLDPYMDLFNREIISFKITHQPNGQSMLEGLQAAIEASKLCPYRRTFHSDQGWAYQMKSYTRLLKDHRIFQSMSRKGNCLDNSPMENFFSLLKQEVYYGRTYHSFEELAQAIEDFIIYYNGERIKEKLDFRSPIEFRLHHASFAA, encoded by the exons ATGTCTAAATATTCATTAGAATTTAAACTGAATTTAGTAGGAGACTATATTGCGAAAAAAGGAAGTTATCGAACCTTAGCTAATAAAGCAGGAATAGATCCTTCTATTTTACGAAGGTGGGTTAATAACTATTATGAATTTGGTGTAGATGGTTTAAAGAAAAGGCGGACTCAACAGGTTTATACTGTTGAATTCAAATTAAATGCGATAGAATTGTATGAAAGTACGGAAATGAGTTATCGCGAATTGGCCAATTCATTAAACATGAATAATCCAAGTCTAATCGCTAATTGGCGAAGAGCTTATCATGAAAGAGGACTTGATGGCCTTTCCGCGAGGAAAGGAAGGCCACCTAAAGTGTCTAAAAAGAAATCACAAATCAATCAAATAAAGGATAGCAGCGAAACCAATCAGTTAAGTGAAGCAAAAATAAAGGAACTTGAACAACGGATTACGGATTTAGAAATTGAGAACAAATTTTTAAAAGGATTGAGGAGACGTGTGGCTCAAA AGAGTCAAGCGAGAAAAGAAGAAATAGTGACCGAAATCACACGTCTCCATGATGAAAAATATGCTTTAAAAGATATTCTTAGCGTTTTAAAGTTTCCTAAATCGACCTACTTTTATTGGAAAAATAAAGATGAGGAAATTGATAAGGATGCCGATTTAAAAGAGGAAATGAAAGACATCAGAGAAACCCATAAGGATTATGGTTATCGAAGAATGCGAGCTGAACTGCTTTCCCGTGGTTATAAGGTCAGTAAAAACAAAGTTCAACGCCTAATGAAAATTATGGGGATACAGGTCACTAGCTATACTAGAAAGACAAGAAAATATAATTCCTACAAAGGAACGATTGGAGAGATAGCGCCAAATCGTATCAACCGGCGGTTTGATTCGACCATTCCTTATCAAAAAATAACAACAGACACAACAGAATTTAAATACTACTATGCCGATGATTCTGGGAATTATCAAACTGGAAAACTCTATTTAGATCCTTACATGGATCTATTTAATCGAGAAATTATTTCTTTTAAGATAACACATCAGCCTAATGGACAAAGCATGTTGGAGGGGCTACAAGCTGCCATTGAAGCAAGTAAATTATGTCCATACAGAAGAACCTTTCATTCTGATCAGGGCTGGGCCTATCAAATGAAAAGTTACACCCGGCTCTTGAAGGATCACCGAATTTTTCAAAGTATGTCTCGTAAAGGAAATTGCTTAGATAATTCGCCAATGGAGAATTTCTTTAGTCTACTAAAACAAGAAGTCTACTATGGTCGGACTTATCATTCCTTTGAAGAATTAGCACAAGCGATTGAAGATTTTATAATCTATTACAATGGTGAAAGAATCAAAGAAAAATTAGATTTTAGGAGTCCTATAGAATTTCGTCTTCATCACGCTTCTTTCGCCGCTTAA
- a CDS encoding antirestriction protein ArdA — translation MEQEIRIYLTNLGKYNEGYLIGEWITLPISDDELAESFERIGINEHYEEYFITDYEAPFEIGEYTNLESLNNLACELEDIEEYELLEQYFEEYPDDRLYDMDELDEILYEFTPMDIVRMVHFGDFNFNDDYFTFDGYGNLESVSSYSADKHNDYIIKDQLNNLVNEYI, via the coding sequence ATGGAACAAGAAATTAGAATTTATCTCACGAACTTAGGCAAATACAATGAAGGTTACTTGATCGGCGAGTGGATCACCCTACCAATTTCAGATGATGAACTCGCTGAAAGCTTTGAGCGGATCGGAATTAATGAACACTATGAAGAATATTTTATAACCGATTATGAAGCACCCTTTGAAATAGGCGAATATACCAACTTAGAAAGCTTAAATAACTTAGCTTGCGAACTTGAAGACATTGAAGAGTATGAGTTATTAGAACAATACTTTGAAGAATACCCTGACGATCGTTTGTATGACATGGATGAACTTGATGAAATTCTTTACGAATTTACCCCAATGGATATCGTTCGAATGGTTCACTTTGGTGATTTCAATTTCAATGATGATTATTTCACCTTTGACGGATATGGAAATTTGGAAAGTGTATCTAGTTACTCAGCAGATAAACACAACGATTATATTATCAAAGATCAATTAAACAACTTAGTTAATGAATATATTTAA
- a CDS encoding helix-turn-helix domain-containing protein has product MMINKSVVSDRLRELRKSKGYTQKELANLLSVSYEGVNNWEREKTLPKHEILARLASLYQVSIDYILGQTNTRQRY; this is encoded by the coding sequence ATGATGATAAATAAATCTGTTGTATCTGATAGACTTAGGGAATTAAGAAAGTCTAAAGGATACACTCAAAAGGAATTGGCTAACCTTCTTTCAGTTAGTTATGAAGGCGTTAATAATTGGGAAAGAGAAAAGACACTACCCAAACATGAAATACTAGCTAGGTTGGCCAGCTTGTATCAAGTATCTATCGATTACATACTTGGCCAAACCAACACTAGACAACGTTATTAA
- a CDS encoding helix-turn-helix domain-containing protein, producing MGDLINKSLVSDRLKELRQGKNYTQQDVADIIGVGYESAKSWENSRALPRHEPLAKLAKLYGVSIDYILGQTNTKDRV from the coding sequence ATGGGCGATTTAATTAATAAAAGCCTGGTTTCTGATCGGCTAAAAGAATTAAGACAAGGAAAGAATTATACTCAACAAGATGTAGCTGATATAATCGGCGTTGGCTATGAGTCGGCCAAATCTTGGGAAAACTCACGGGCACTACCAAGACATGAGCCGTTGGCCAAGTTAGCTAAGCTATACGGCGTTAGCATTGACTATATATTAGGTCAAACAAATACTAAAGATAGGGTATAA
- a CDS encoding type II toxin-antitoxin system RelB/DinJ family antitoxin, translated as MSKESVISVEIDEDLLKSVQSILDDLGLDLDTAITMYFKKVNACQGIPFDLKL; from the coding sequence TTGTCTAAAGAATCCGTTATTAGTGTTGAGATTGACGAGGATTTATTAAAAAGCGTTCAATCAATTTTAGATGATCTAGGCCTTGACTTGGATACAGCTATCACAATGTACTTTAAAAAGGTTAACGCTTGCCAAGGTATTCCTTTTGATCTTAAGCTATAA
- a CDS encoding plasmid mobilization protein gives MTEQPKKKRRPGRPATGRKRDKTLNMKFTEKERAYLKDQAKQLDLSLSNYVLKLAKYYEDNH, from the coding sequence ATGACCGAACAGCCTAAGAAGAAGCGCAGACCTGGTCGCCCTGCTACTGGTCGCAAGCGTGATAAGACTTTAAACATGAAGTTTACAGAAAAAGAAAGAGCCTATCTAAAAGACCAAGCTAAACAGCTTGATCTCTCCTTGTCTAATTACGTCCTAAAGTTAGCTAAATACTATGAAGATAATCATTAG
- a CDS encoding P27 family phage terminase small subunit, protein MRVSDLKKQMMSRIDPNDTVEVEKVERYVKMVRYIKKLEAEISKEGLTTVTKNGQQEFRKSNPATEIWIKLNKELPKLEKAINFIDEEETKAPTKKGKVTQMNDVKARMLGRG, encoded by the coding sequence ATGAGAGTATCCGATTTGAAGAAACAAATGATGTCTCGCATAGATCCGAACGATACCGTTGAAGTGGAAAAGGTGGAACGCTATGTCAAGATGGTCAGATATATCAAGAAGCTCGAAGCTGAGATCAGTAAAGAAGGGCTGACCACCGTCACAAAGAACGGCCAGCAAGAGTTCAGAAAATCTAATCCCGCTACCGAGATCTGGATCAAGCTCAACAAAGAATTACCCAAGCTCGAGAAAGCCATTAACTTCATTGATGAGGAAGAAACCAAAGCCCCCACCAAGAAGGGCAAGGTCACTCAAATGAATGATGTTAAGGCGAGAATGCTGGGGCGTGGTTAA
- a CDS encoding HNH endonuclease, translating to MFDTRSERNRFYNSKQWRHLRLKILKRDHYECLFCKERGLITDPDTTLVVDHIKELADYPEYALDPDNLRTLCFHCHEVRHDRVFTGNFKPNRWADDEWY from the coding sequence ATGTTTGATACCCGATCAGAACGCAATAGATTTTATAACAGTAAGCAATGGCGGCATTTAAGACTTAAGATTCTCAAGCGAGATCATTATGAATGTCTGTTTTGTAAAGAGCGAGGATTAATCACAGATCCTGACACAACACTGGTGGTCGACCACATTAAAGAACTGGCTGACTATCCCGAGTATGCACTCGATCCTGACAACTTAAGAACCCTCTGCTTCCATTGCCACGAAGTCCGACACGACCGAGTATTCACAGGCAACTTCAAGCCGAATCGTTGGGCTGATGATGAATGGTATTGA
- a CDS encoding terminase large subunit domain-containing protein, with translation MATHPLVERYYQLYEDGEIRLNKERVDLLKHLKRDILSKDNVWFDDEKIADCIDFIETNFFPLADFQKFIIPFFFLMIDEEGDSHIYYDSFMLTMARGAGKNGLVSGLIAYFISPLYDVRKYNVSIVANSEDQAKVSFDEIYDMLDSDEEYWKQFFSKTKVQIEGLANHSVLRYRTSNANTKDGLRDGLVVFDEYHQYLTNDQLEVFESGSGKVKDYRSIYIGTNGFIRDGVYDSKMEIAKGILSGEDKYTRMFPFICKLDDLDEMNTHDEGDYYLWEKANPMFSHPRTDYAKGLYRQVRSRYYGIRSGQTDKVKFIIKNMNTLVEDMNHTAIPREDLVAATRPYPDTTDYSAIGGCDFAQSRDFTACGVLFMDENGEYIWKHHSFVNANFLRQFTLKAPIAEWEAQGLLTIVDEPLIGVDHIVDWFVAMRDENPSLTTIVVDKHKLNTLRVPLEEVGFEVIYIQNPKARLSMVSDKVDRVFASHEIAWGDDYMMRWYTNNVYVTYDKQGNKIYEKKEEIRRKTDGFMALLYAFAYADTNLSAAPDISLLAGLNF, from the coding sequence ATGGCTACACACCCACTGGTGGAAAGATATTATCAACTTTATGAAGATGGCGAGATCCGCCTAAATAAAGAACGGGTGGATCTTTTAAAACACCTAAAGCGTGACATTCTATCTAAGGATAATGTTTGGTTCGATGATGAAAAGATCGCTGATTGTATCGACTTCATTGAGACTAATTTCTTCCCATTAGCTGATTTCCAAAAGTTTATCATTCCCTTCTTCTTCCTAATGATTGATGAGGAAGGCGACAGTCACATTTATTATGATAGTTTCATGCTCACTATGGCTCGTGGGGCTGGTAAGAACGGGCTAGTCAGTGGCTTAATTGCTTACTTCATTAGTCCCTTATATGACGTGCGTAAATACAATGTGTCAATTGTGGCTAACTCGGAAGATCAAGCGAAGGTCTCATTCGATGAGATTTACGACATGCTCGATAGTGATGAAGAATACTGGAAGCAATTTTTCAGTAAGACCAAGGTTCAGATCGAAGGCTTAGCCAATCATTCAGTTCTTAGGTACCGTACCAGCAATGCCAACACGAAAGATGGTTTACGGGACGGGCTGGTGGTCTTTGATGAGTATCACCAATACTTAACGAACGACCAGTTGGAAGTCTTTGAATCAGGATCTGGTAAGGTGAAGGATTATCGTTCTATCTATATCGGAACAAACGGCTTTATCCGTGATGGGGTGTACGACAGTAAGATGGAAATCGCTAAAGGGATTCTGTCAGGCGAAGATAAGTACACTCGCATGTTCCCATTCATTTGTAAACTCGATGATCTTGATGAAATGAACACGCACGATGAAGGCGACTATTATCTGTGGGAAAAAGCAAACCCTATGTTTAGTCACCCTCGCACTGATTATGCTAAAGGCCTATACCGCCAAGTGCGCTCACGGTACTATGGCATTCGTTCAGGGCAAACTGATAAAGTCAAATTTATTATTAAAAATATGAATACCTTAGTTGAGGACATGAACCATACCGCCATTCCTAGAGAAGACCTGGTGGCAGCGACACGTCCTTATCCAGACACCACAGACTATTCAGCCATTGGCGGTTGTGACTTTGCGCAATCCCGTGACTTTACAGCTTGTGGTGTTTTGTTTATGGACGAGAACGGGGAATATATCTGGAAGCACCATAGCTTTGTGAACGCTAACTTCTTAAGGCAATTTACCTTAAAAGCCCCGATCGCTGAATGGGAAGCCCAAGGGTTACTCACAATCGTTGATGAACCGCTCATTGGTGTGGATCATATTGTGGATTGGTTCGTGGCCATGCGTGACGAGAACCCGTCACTGACAACCATTGTGGTCGACAAGCATAAACTCAATACCTTGCGAGTGCCACTAGAAGAAGTTGGCTTTGAAGTGATCTATATTCAGAACCCGAAAGCCCGTTTGTCCATGGTGTCCGATAAGGTTGACCGAGTGTTTGCTAGCCATGAGATTGCATGGGGCGATGATTACATGATGAGATGGTACACCAATAACGTCTATGTCACTTACGACAAACAAGGCAATAAGATCTATGAGAAGAAGGAAGAGATCAGGCGTAAGACTGATGGCTTTATGGCTTTACTGTATGCCTTTGCTTACGCTGACACCAACCTTAGTGCAGCGCCAGATATTAGCTTACTGGCAGGCCTTAACTTTTAA